From the genome of Labrus bergylta chromosome 4, fLabBer1.1, whole genome shotgun sequence, one region includes:
- the LOC136178879 gene encoding tripartite motif-containing protein 16-like, whose amino-acid sequence MAQKGVQLDQEAFSCSICLDLLKDPVTVPCGHSYCMNCIKSHWDKEDVKTIYNCPQCRQTFTPRPVLVKSTMLAVLVEELKKTGLQAAPADHCYAGPDDVACDVCTGRKLKACKSCLVCLISFCEKHLQSHYDSPAYAKHKLVEPSKKLQENVCSRHDEVMKMFCRTDQQSICYLCSVDEHKGHDTVSAAAERSEKQRELEVSRQNIQQRIQDREKDVKLLQQEVEAINGSADKTVGNSEKMFTELIRLMEKRRSDVKQQVRSQQQTEVSRVRELQEKLEQEITELKRKDAELEKLSHTEDHNQFLHDYPSLSPLSESTHSSSIKIRPLRYFEDVTAAVSEVRDKLQDVLREKWTNISQTVTEVDVLLSGPEPEPKTRAEFFKYSCDITLDPNTAYTQLLLSDENRKVTVMSEEQSYSSHPDRFTYWCQVLSKESLTGRCYWEVELRGRRVSVAVTYKNISRAGGSWECWFGRNDKSWALDYYNNSYYFWYNKVSTPVSGPQSSRVGVYLDHRAGILSFYSISETMTLLHRVQTTFTQPLHAGLWFNWFEDSAELCKLK is encoded by the coding sequence atggcgcagaaaggagttcaactagaccaggaggccttctcttgttccatctgtctggatctcctgaaggatccggtgactgttccctgtggacacagctactgtatgaactgtattaaaagccactgggataaagaggatgtAAAGACAATCTACaactgccctcagtgtaggcagactttcacaccgaggcctgttCTGGTGAAAAGCACCATGTTGGCAGTTTTAgtagaggagctgaagaagactggactccaagctgctcctgctgatcactgctatgctggacctgatgatgtggcctgtgatgtctgcaccgggaggaaactgaaagcctgtaagtcctgtctggtctgtttgatctcattttgtgagaaacaccttCAGTCTCATTATGACTCACCTGCCTATgcaaaacacaagctggtggagccctccaagaagctccaggagaacgtttgctctcgtcatgatgaggtgatgaagatgttctgtcgtactgatcagcagtctatctgttatctctgctctgtggacgaacacaaaggtcatgacacagtctcagctgcagcagaaaggagcgagaagcagagagagctcgaggtgagtcgacaaaacatccagcagagaatccaggacagagagaaagatgtgaagctgctccaacaggaggtggaggctatcaatggctctgctgataaaacagtggggaacagtgagaagatgttcactgagctgatccgtctcatggagaaaagacgctctgatgtgaagcagcaggtcagatcccagcagcaaactgaagtgagtcgagtcagagagcttcaggagaagctggagcaggagatcactgagctgaagaggaaagacgctgaactggagaagctctcacacacagaagatcacaaccagtttctacacgactacccctcactgtcaccactcagtgaatctacacactcatccagcatcaagatccgtcctctgaggtactttgaggatgtgacagcggctgtgtcagaagtcagagataaactacaggacgtcctgagagagaaatggacaaacatctcacagacagtgactgaagtggatgttttactgtcaggaccagaaccagagcccaagaccagagctgagttcttcaaatattcatgtgacatcacactggatccaaacacagcatacacacagctgttattatctgatgagaacagaaaagtaacagtaatgAGTGAAgaacagtcttattctagtcatccagacagattcacttattggtgtcaggtcctgagtaaagagagtctgactggacgttgttactgggaagttgagttgagaggaagaagagtttctgtagcagtcacatacaagaatatcagcagagcagggggcTCATGGGAATGTTggtttggacgtaatgacaaatcttgggcgttagattattacaacaacagttattacttttggtacaacaaagtcagcactcctgtctcaggtcctcagtcctccagagtaggagtgtacctggatcacagagcaggtattctgtccttctacagcatctctgaaaccatgactctcctccacagagtccagaccacattcactcagcctctacatgctggactctgGTTTAACTGGTTtgaagactctgctgagttgtgtaagctgaagtag